GCTGAGGCTAGATTTGTTTCGGTTGCAAGCATAAACGTTGTTTCGATAGACAGAGTAATCGATTGCGTTGGATGCCGGCGCCCTCCAACGCAGTTTTCTGTTTTGATCATTCAAGCAATAAGCGTAGTTGGAATCGCGGACAAGAACTCGGCCGGGCAAAAGAATCGGAGCGTCGGCAAGATAAGAATTGCCTTGCTTCAGCCACCAGTCGCCTTTTCCGTTTCTCGCGTCAATCGCGAACAATCTGCCGCCTGCGTGAACAAAGATGTCATTTCCGTCAACAGAAATCATGCCGGACTTAAACGGCATTTGGACGTGCCAAATGGAATTGCCGGTTCTCGTTTCAATGGCGTAGAAGTCGCCGCGATCGGTGCTTACATAGAGTACATCGTCTGACAAGCAGAGATTGGCAAGTCTCAAAGCCGTCCCGGATGTCTCCGTTTCCCAGACGACGTTTCCCGACTTCAAATCTAGCGCGTAGAGGGCGCCAGTTTTTACATTACTACCTCGTCCGGTCGTGAAAACGAGGGAGCCGTCGGTGCAAACGGGTCCCAACTGATCGTGGAGTTCTCCGCGAGGAGAAACCCAGGTCCAAAGGAGTTGGCCTGGTTTGGCTTGGGCTAGGACAAAGGTGGGAAATATTGCAGAAACCGTGACCAATGAACAATAAATTGCCAATTGTCCGAAATATCGCTTACGCATTTCCTCTCCTCGCTAGTCGCGCCATAGTTACTAGCGAGGAATTCTAAGCGAACAATCGTCAATTCGCATCGGATTAATCTAAACTTCAAACCGCGCCACCGCAGCCCGCAGTTTGTCGGCGATGGTCGACAGTTCGATGCTGGTCGTGTTGGCGGCCGTCGCGTGCGATGCGGTCGTTTCGGCCGCACTGCTGACCGCGACGATCTCGTTGACGATCTGCTCACCGGCGACATTCGTTTCTGAGATGCCGGCGGCGACTGTTTCGAGTGACATCGTCGCGGAGCCGACGCTGCTGACCACGTGACGAGTCGTGACGTTCTGCTGTTCGACGGCCGAAGCGATCGATTGCGACATCGCGTCGAGTTCGGCGATGACTTCGGCGACGCGTGCGATCGACTCGATCGCGGCGCCGCTTGATTTCTGAATGCCGGCGATGCGACGGCTGATGTCTTCGGTGGCCGCGGCCGTTTGTTTTGACAGAACCTTGACTTCACCCGCTACGACGGCGAAACCTTTGCCTGAATCTCCGGCGCGGGCCGCTTCGATCGTCGCATTCAGGGCCAGCAGGTTGGTTTGCTCTGCGATGTCTTGGATCGTATCAATAAACGTGCCTATTTCGCTTGCGGCGTGACCCAGCTCATCAATCGTCTCGCGACTATTGCCTGTCAGTTGGCTTGCGGCTCGCGCTGAGCCGGAGGTTCGTTCGGCGTTTTTCGCAATCTCGGTGATGCAAGACGACATTTCCTGCATGTTGTTGGAGATCAGCGAGAAGTTGCCCGAGATTTCTTCGGTGAGATGATTCATCGAATCGATCTGGGCCGAAATCTCTTCGGTCGCGGCGGTCGCGCTGGCGGAGCGAGTTCGCGTGTTGTTGGCTTGCTCCGTCAAAAATCCAGCGGTCGCCGCCATGTTGCCGGAGGCGCCGTTCAAGCTTTTCGCTTCTTCCGCTAAGCCTGTAATAATCTCACGTAAGTTGGAGATCAATTGGTTGAAGGCGATGGCCAGTTGACCGATTTCATCTTCACGACGAATGTCGAGCGTTTGCTTTAAATCTCCCTTCGCCACCCGGGCGGCCAGCGTCGTCATCTGTGACAACGGCTTGGTGATCGAGCGGGTCAACATCCAGGCGATCCAAGCGCCGAGCAGAAGGGCAATTCCGCCGGCGAGCGTGGCGCGATACGTTGAAGTCGCCGCTCGATCGGCTGTTTGTGCGGCGATTTGCGTGGCGGAAGTTTCTGCATTTTGAGCGATTTGGTCGACCAGCGGTTCGATCTTATGCACAGCGGCGCGAAGTTGCTGTTCCAGGTTGGCGAGTTGCTGGTCTTCTTGCACCAGCGCATCGAAGGCTTGGAGATAGTCGGTGGTCGACGTCCGAATTTGAGCGACGGAGTTGGGATCGACCAGCGAGTTTTCAAACGCGGCGACAAACTGCTGTGCCGCTGCATGCGTCTGTTGGATATATTTGGGATCGTTCCGCAGCAGATAATCTTTCTCGCGGCGTCGAATCATCAAAAGCTTCGCCGAAGCGCCGGGGACGTAATGCTTCAGCAATGCCTGCTCCATGGCCAAGGTGGCTCCCTCCAAGCTGATGTCGCTCGATTCGCCAGCAATTTCCTGCTCTAAAGCGGCGACGACCCTGGTCAGTAGCTGCATCTGTTTTTCTTTCAGGTCGGCGTCGTAATGGCCCGTTTGCAGCGATTGCTTGACTTCTTCTATCGCTTTGACAATCGCTTTGCGGTTGGCGCTCTCAGCAATACGACCGCTGATGGCGCAGCGCTGCAGCGCCGCTACTTGGAGATACAGTTTGTCGACGGCGAACTTTTTAGCGTGATCTTCCA
The nucleotide sequence above comes from Blastopirellula sp. J2-11. Encoded proteins:
- a CDS encoding PQQ-binding-like beta-propeller repeat protein, which codes for MRKRYFGQLAIYCSLVTVSAIFPTFVLAQAKPGQLLWTWVSPRGELHDQLGPVCTDGSLVFTTGRGSNVKTGALYALDLKSGNVVWETETSGTALRLANLCLSDDVLYVSTDRGDFYAIETRTGNSIWHVQMPFKSGMISVDGNDIFVHAGGRLFAIDARNGKGDWWLKQGNSYLADAPILLPGRVLVRDSNYAYCLNDQNRKLRWRAPASNAIDYSVYRNNVYACNRNKSSLSCYDLARGAEKWSQKTKYRLKTAVVPCLDWVVICSAYDDCRLVGVEARNGEEAWTIQLPVVLALTIDRMIAGQDRVYLQHIDQLYCVDPSQGVIDWQSPMPSAHLMECLWDDVIICRKQQRGLLSCYSLGNGNNGFWSQDGGGPQRGNYNREIP
- a CDS encoding methyl-accepting chemotaxis protein → MNPLGRVSIRYQIGGAFAIVLLVMGIGMSIYHLAIRRTVENYNLLLSEQISLQTHAEKANVAMLQCRRNEKDFLLRRDPKYIESHAASYASLLAETASIDVLAQSLADEAAAADANAIAIAAVDYRNAFVALTESWTRRGIDHNSGLQGHFRDVVHDLEDHAKKFAVDKLYLQVAALQRCAISGRIAESANRKAIVKAIEEVKQSLQTGHYDADLKEKQMQLLTRVVAALEQEIAGESSDISLEGATLAMEQALLKHYVPGASAKLLMIRRREKDYLLRNDPKYIQQTHAAAQQFVAAFENSLVDPNSVAQIRTSTTDYLQAFDALVQEDQQLANLEQQLRAAVHKIEPLVDQIAQNAETSATQIAAQTADRAATSTYRATLAGGIALLLGAWIAWMLTRSITKPLSQMTTLAARVAKGDLKQTLDIRREDEIGQLAIAFNQLISNLREIITGLAEEAKSLNGASGNMAATAGFLTEQANNTRTRSASATAATEEISAQIDSMNHLTEEISGNFSLISNNMQEMSSCITEIAKNAERTSGSARAASQLTGNSRETIDELGHAASEIGTFIDTIQDIAEQTNLLALNATIEAARAGDSGKGFAVVAGEVKVLSKQTAAATEDISRRIAGIQKSSGAAIESIARVAEVIAELDAMSQSIASAVEQQNVTTRHVVSSVGSATMSLETVAAGISETNVAGEQIVNEIVAVSSAAETTASHATAANTTSIELSTIADKLRAAVARFEV